The DNA window ATCTGAAGAGCTTCCGGGATGCATGCCGGCGCAAGGGAATTCGGATCGTCGTCGAGTCATCGATCGCCCAGACCGCCGGGGACGTGACGACCGCGGTCCGGGCACTGCACGACGCGAAGGCGCAGGCGATCGTGCATTGCGGATTCGGCTTCGGGATCGTGTTCGTCAACCCGGCGCTACAGGCGCTGGGATGGGATCCGCCCCGCTTCTGCGGTACCGCCTTTCAGAACGCCTGGCTCAACCCGATCATGTGGAACGCCTTCATGGGCTGGACCGGGATCGACCAGTACGACGAGGGCAACACGGTCGGGCAGAACTTCCTCGACGAGTACCACGCGGCCTACGGCCGGCGGCCGGAATGGTGTGTGCCGGTGGTGAATCGAGATGTCGCGCACACACTGCTGCGGGCGCTCGCCGACGCCCACCCGTTGAGTCCGCGCGGGGTGAAGGAGGCGCTCGAACGCGTCAAGATGATGCCAGCCGCGTCCGGCGCCCCGGGAACACGGGTGTCGTTCGGTAACTGGTCTCGCCGCGCCTGGGTGGGCGCGGGTTACCTGGTGGCCCGGCGACTCGACGCCGACGGCGTCAACTCACACCTCGTCGATCGGTTCGGCGAGGAGTAGCCCTCAGCCGAGCGCCTCGGGCAGCACCACCTCGCCCACGCGCCGAAGATACGGCCACGCGATGTCCGGCGGCAGCCCACCGCACAGCGGCGACAGGTTGAGCACCTGGCCGGCCTTCACCCGCGAAATCGCCTCGGACACAGAGATAATCACGTGCGACGTACCCGTCTCGCGCAGCTCGTCAACGGTGTTCACGTGCGAGAAGCCGGCCGTCGTCTCGTCACCGGGATTCCAGGCGGCGTAGGTTTTCACGTCGTGCAGCAGATGCTCGCCGATCTCCTTCCACGCCTGATCCACGTCGTCGGCGACGAACACGACCGAGGGCGTGTTGCGGTCGGGGAACATCGTCGGCCCCGGCTGATGGCCGTGCTCGCGGCAGGCCTCTTCGTAGGCCTCCTGCATGCCCGGCGCGTTGGCGTTGCCCAGCATGCCCAGGCCGTACCGGCCGGCCCGGCGGGCCGCGGCGACCGTTCCCCCGCCCCACATCAGTCCCGGCCCGCCCGGGGTCAGCGGGCGGGGTGTCACGGTGATGCGCCGTCCGTCTTCGACGACGGTTTCGCCGGCCAGCAGCCGCCGCAACAGCGCGAGCTTCTCGTCGCAGACGCGGCCGCGCTTCTTGATCGGGACGCCGAAGTGCTCGAACTCCTCGGGCCGGTAGCCCAGGGCCAGGATGTACGACGCCCGCCCGTTGCTGATGATGTCCAGGACCGCCATGTCTTCGGCGAGCCGGACGGTCTCGTAGAACGGAAGGATCAGGATCAGGCTGAGCGCCAGCCGTTGCGTTCGCGCGGCCACCGCTGAGGCCAGCAAAAACGGTGACGGCAGGTAGCCGTCCTCGGACCCGTGGTGCTCGCACAACACGGCGGCCAGACCGCCGTGTTCTTCGGCCCAGGAGCACATGTCGGGTGCCGCGGCGTACAGATCGGTTGGGGGCGCGGCCCATTCGGGATCGCGCATGTCGAAGCGCAGTGTGTACACGGCAAACTCCTCGCTGGCCCAATCTTTGCGACGTACGTTACACGTTCAGTCGAAGGCGTAAAGCGGCAGCGTGGTCGGGATGTCCAGCGAGCTGAGCAGGCCCGGAGACGCGTCGACGACGTACGGGATCGCGTTGACGACGCGCATGGCCGTGGACGCCATCGCTGCCCGCCCGGCCCCATGACCCTCGCTCTCACCCAGTGTCAGCTCGCAGTGGATGTCGGGATCTCCTTCGATGTCGACCCGATAGGTGGCGTCACACTCCGAAGTCGGCCAGTCGGGGGCGACATCGCGCGCCATCCGAATGATGTGCTCGATCACGATGGCCTCACGGCCGTTGACCACCCCCG is part of the Mycobacterium mantenii genome and encodes:
- a CDS encoding LLM class flavin-dependent oxidoreductase, translated to MYTLRFDMRDPEWAAPPTDLYAAAPDMCSWAEEHGGLAAVLCEHHGSEDGYLPSPFLLASAVAARTQRLALSLILILPFYETVRLAEDMAVLDIISNGRASYILALGYRPEEFEHFGVPIKKRGRVCDEKLALLRRLLAGETVVEDGRRITVTPRPLTPGGPGLMWGGGTVAAARRAGRYGLGMLGNANAPGMQEAYEEACREHGHQPGPTMFPDRNTPSVVFVADDVDQAWKEIGEHLLHDVKTYAAWNPGDETTAGFSHVNTVDELRETGTSHVIISVSEAISRVKAGQVLNLSPLCGGLPPDIAWPYLRRVGEVVLPEALG
- a CDS encoding ABC transporter substrate-binding protein, coding for MGYESTAQPIKIGYLMDFLLPEGFPQTYFQDLTQPFDLVFKKGVEQGLIDRPIEIIYREVEGLPKGSVKAVIDAYGELCDEGCLAVFGPNIGDNAIPTREAIEERFKVPCISVTGSDAALGEWFFAFPMGSHTDEPIFWSDLLAKGGHTEVGVLVEQSLVGEAYLKSFRDACRRKGIRIVVESSIAQTAGDVTTAVRALHDAKAQAIVHCGFGFGIVFVNPALQALGWDPPRFCGTAFQNAWLNPIMWNAFMGWTGIDQYDEGNTVGQNFLDEYHAAYGRRPEWCVPVVNRDVAHTLLRALADAHPLSPRGVKEALERVKMMPAASGAPGTRVSFGNWSRRAWVGAGYLVARRLDADGVNSHLVDRFGEE